A segment of the Candidatus Nitrososphaera gargensis Ga9.2 genome:
ATTGATTCCGGTTGTGACATGACTGATGGATTGCCAGTGTCACTTCCTTCCCGAATTTGCGGGTGAAGCGGGATCTCGCCTATGAAGGGAATCTTGAACTCATCACTTATCTTTTTGCCGCCACCCTGTCCAAAGAGGTAGACCTGTTCGCTGCAGTGTGGACATTGCAAGTAGCTCATGTTCTCGACAACTCCGATTATCGGGACGTTGAGCTTGTTGAACATGCCTATCGCCTTTACTGCCACGTTCATGGCAACATCCTGAGGCGTCGTGACTATCAGTATGCCAGTGATTGGTATCGTCTGCGCTATCGTCAGCGGCGCGTCGCCCGTGCCCGGAGGCAGGTCTATGATAAGGTAGTCAAGCTCGCCCCAGTTGACATCAGTCAGGAACTGCTTGACTATCCCAGAGACAATCGGGCCCCGGTAGATGCCGGCCTGCTGCGACTGCTCATAGAAAAAGCCCATGGAAATTACCTTGATGCCCTCAACCATAGGAGGTTGGATCTTGTTGTTGACAACCTCCGGCGACGCCTTTAGCCCGAGCATCAGCGGGACACTCGGCCCGTAAATGTCTGCGTCAAGCAGGCCCACCTTTGCGCCCGTCTTGGCAAGAGCAAGCGCAAGGTTCACAGAAACCGTGGTTTTGCCTACTCCGCCCTTGCCGCTTGCGACTGCAATAATGTTCTTGACGCCAGGCAAGAGCTCGTCCATCGAAAGCGCCCTGCCTTCCATGACCCGGGCGGTAACCCTCATGTTGAGATCCTTGACGCCAAGGCTGGCCATCGCAGTCCGCACATCGCGCTCAATGTCGCTGTTAAACGGGCAGGCAGGTGTAGTTAGCTCAAGAGTAAAGGCGACCTTGCCGTCGTTTATCGACAGGTCCTTTATCATCCCCATTGAAACAATGTCTTTGTGAAGTTCAGGATCTACAACTTTTTTCAGCGAGTTGAGAACCTGATCGACCGTCACCATTGTACCCAAAAATTTGACTTTACCGTATTTAAATCATCGTTTCGCAGGGCAAATAAATTGTAGCGCTCATATAAAGGTCCAGCACAAAAGCACGTGATTAGACGCAAAAGGAGAAAAAGAATTGGCAGAATTTACTTTGTCTTTTTGTTCTGCTCGATTATCCCAAAGATGTGTTCCCTTCGGTGTCTTGGCAGTAGGTTGCAAACCATCGGCCCCAGGTATGGGCATTTTTAGCATTAGTATCCTGACAAAAAAGTTAGGAGGGGAAAATTTTCCTTACGTCTTGGAACCTTTTCCTCAGAGTCACGATGCTGATGTCTCCGGCGACTGCAACCTGGGCTTGGCTTACGTTCTCGCCTTCCTTCAGGCACGCTGCATACAACACCGCTACCGCAAGCGCGTTTGGATCCTTGCCGTGCGAGATCGGATTGTCCTTGATGGTCGACAGCATCTCAAGCGCGTTCCTGTAGGTCTTTTCGCTAACCTTGGCCTTGTTTGAAATCCTTGCAAGATACTTATTCGAGTCGATCACTGGCAGCCGCAGATCCAGATTCTGGACAAGCAGTCTGTAGCACTTGCCGGCGAATATCGCGTCTGTGTTTGCTGCAGCGGATATTTCTTCAAGGGTGCGCGGCACAGAAAGGTCCCTGCATGCGGCGTATACCGCCGCTACTATCAGCGCCCGGATTGATCTGCCCTTGATTATCTTTTTGTCAAGCGCCTTTCTGTAGTTGTATGCCGCCTTTTCAATAAGTGTGTCGCTCAGGGAGAGCTTGTCCTTTATCGTACTCAGTATAGCAAACGCGTTCTTCAGGTTGCGGTGGTAGCTGCGGTTGTTGCTCGAGATCTTGTTCCACCTGCGCATCCTCTGCACTTTGCTTCTCTGCTCTGCGCTTATCGCGACGCCGTTTGCATCAACATTTGAATATGAAATGAATGTTGAAAGTCCCATGTCGTGGAATGCAAGTGAAGATGGCATGCCAGTCCTGCTCTTGCTTTCAATGTCTTCGCCAGAGTATGACCTCCATTCCGGACCCATCGACTCGATGTTGTCCTTGATAACCATGCCGCATGACGAGCAGACGGCCTCGCTAGTCTCAGAGTCGAAAACGATCGATTTGCTGTTGCACAATGCGCAGACATCTGCTGCCTGTTCTGACGCAAGTTTGTAACTCATATTGCCAGCCTTTGCGTACAAATTTCATTTAAGGCCCATGTCTACATCGTGTATTATCATGTTACACTGTACTGCAAGCTGCTACATAACACTCTATTATAACACATATTCGTGCCCCTTAAACGAGATGCTGTGCCCTAAATAGCAAGATATATGCCGGTGTTAGCTGAAGACGCGCGCACCTCGATTACCCGGTCGTTCAGGTTCGAGACAGACGTGTTGAAGATGCTTGACGAGGAAGCCGAACGCATGGGTATATCAGTGAATGCGTTGGTAGGAATCGTGCTGCGCAGGTATACCGAGTTCACCCGCTACCTGTCCAAGATAGATATGGTAGTCATAAACCGCGAAATCCTGACCTCGCTTCTGGAACAACTCGACGAAGAGGAACTCTGCAAACTGGGTCTGAAGCTGGGAGAGACTGTAATGTCAGATACTGTCATTTTCTGGAAGAAAGAGACCTCGGAGGCGGCTGTGATGGAATACATCGAGAAGGTGATCTGTAGGTACGGCCACCTTGGAACGTATGACGAAAAGCAGATGCCCGGTGGGGCAATTGCCATCGTGGTGCGCCACAGGCTTGGCAAAAAGGGCTCGCGCTTTCTAGAAGGCTACCTTCAAGCAGGGCTGAGAACCATGCTTGGCATAAATGCCATCTTTGAGGTCACAGATTCATCGATCAAGTGTGAGCTTCCTCCCAGAAGGTAGCAGTAGTAGACCCCCTTATAAGGCAAAAGTTCATAATGACCTGCCAATCAAGAGTGCGTATATTATGTTTGCCATAGTGCACATGAGCGATGTTGTCAGAATTCCTCCAAACAGACTGACTCACTCGCTGAAGGACGCGGCCATACAGATACTCAAAGAAAAATACGAGAGCATGATCAGCCCAGATGTTGGCTATGTCATCATGATAACTGACGCTGACACGAGTTCGGTCGGCAAGCTGGTCGCCGGCGACGGCGCGACTTACCACAAGGTCACGTTCAAGGCGCTTACGTTCTATCCCAAGCTTCAGGAAATAGTTGAAGGCGAAGTTGTCGAAATCACCGACTTTGGCGCGTTTGTCAGGATAGGCCCAACCGACGCCCTTCTCCACCTCTCGCAGATCACCGACGACTACCTGAAGAGCGATGTCAAGCAGGGTGTCATTGTCGCGAACCAGACGGCAAGGTCTCTCAAGATCGGGTCAAAGTTGCGGGCAAGGATTACGGCGGTAAGCCTCGGCAAGGGAGCAGGCATGGGCAAGATAGGCATAACGTGCAGGCAGCCGTTCTTGGGCGCCCTAGAATGGATTGCAGAGGAGATCAAAAAGTCCAAGGGCGGAGGCGAGAAGGAAAAGAAGGGAGGAGACAAAAAGTAGTTGGCCAAGGAAAAGGCTTGCCGCAGGTGCAAAGTGATAACCACGGGCAAGGTGTGCCCCAACTGCAAGTCAACAGACCTGAGCCCTGACTGGTCCGGCATCATACTGGTTTTCGATCCTGCCAAGTCCCAGGTTGCTAGGACGCTTGACATCACCACCCCCAACAAATATGCCTTGAAGGTCTCGTAGGTTGCAGCGGCAAGATCTGCAGACATTTCTTGACGTCAGGGAAATGCTTGCGAGCTTTTTGCAGGAAGACATTGGCGCAGGCGATATCACAAGCAACAGCGTAATAATCCCCGGCGACCTTTTTGCCAGAGCTGAAATCGTATGTAAATCGGGCCCGGCAGTAGTGTGCGGCCTTGAAGAGGCCGCTATCATTTTTGACCTTTGCGGCTGTACAAGCAAGATTCTGGTCAAGGACGGGTCGAGGGTAAAAAAGGGCACGACCGTCATGAAGGTATCAGGCAACGCCCGCGCCATCTTGAAGGCAGAGAGGGTTGCGCTCAACATGATAATGAGGATGAGCGGCATAGCAACAGAGACTAGGCGCATGGCTGACCTTGCCAAGGGGATAAAGATACTTGCCACGCGCAAGACTGCGCCGGGCCTGCGCTATTTTGACAAAAAGGCGGTAGTCATGGGCGGGGGCGGCGCTCATAGAATGCGGCTTGACGACATGGTTCTGATAAAGGACAACCACCTTGCGCTTGCCGGCCCTGCGGACAAGTGCGTCAGGCTTGCCAAGAAAAATGCAGGCTCGTCCATTAAGGTAGAGTGCGAGGCAAAGAACCTGAAAGAAGTAGTGGCGGCAATTTCGGCAGGAGCAGATATTGTCATGCTGGACAATTTTACTCCAAAGCAGGCTGCCGACGCTATAAGGCACGTTGCAAAAGCGGGCCTGCGCAGAAAAGTAAAGATAGAGATTTCCGGAGGCGTCAATGCAAAGAACATCCGCCAGTATGCGCGGGCCAAGCCCGATTTCATTTCGCTTGGCCACATCACGCATTCGCCCAAGGCGGTCGATTTCAGTCTAGAAATAATAATTACGAAATAGCCAGCATGCGGTCGATCGCAAGGCGCGCCCTGTCGGCAACATCCTTTGGCACCTTTACTTCGTAGACGTTGTGCGCAAGCGAGTTGTACACCTTTTCCAGCGTGATCTTTTTCATGTACTTGCACACCGCGTCACGCTTGATCGGTATGAACTCTTTGTCTGGGTTTTCTTTTTGCATCCTGTACAGTATGCCTGTTTCGGTAGCAACCACGAATTGTTTCGCATCCGATGCCCGGGCGTGCTTCATCATGCCCTCTGTCGAGAGTATGTGGCCAGTCTTGGCCAAGTCGCCCTTTGACATGTGATACATGGCCGAAGAAGTGCAGCTGCACTCAGGGTGCACGAGAAAGTCGGCGTTCTTGAACGTCGCAAGCATCTTGTTGATGTCATCTGCCTTTATGCCGGCGTGTACGTGACACTCGCCCGGCCATATGTACATGTTCTTCCTCTTTGTCACTTCTGCGACGTACGAGCCCAAGAACAGGTCTGGCAGGAATAGCACTTCCCTGTCGCGGGGTATGCTGTTTACCACCTTGACTGCGTTTGAAGAGGTGCAGCAATAGTCGGACAGTGCCTTGACATCTGCAGTAGTATTGACGTAGCTTACTACCACTGCGTCAGGGTGCTCTGCCTTCCAAGCCTGCAACTCGTGAACATTGATGGTTGAAGCCAGCGAGCATCCAGCCTCAAGGTCAGGTATCAAGACCTTCTTTTCAGGGCACAGGATCGAGGCGGTCTCGGCCATAAAGTGGACGCCGCAAAACACGATAACGTCCGCGTCTGTCGTGGCTGCGTTCTTGGATAGTGCAAGCGAATCGCCTATAAAATCGGCCACGTCCTGTACTTCTGGCAACTGGTAGTTGTGTGCCAGAATTACTGCGTTCTTTTGCTCCTTCAGCGCGACTACCTTGCGCTTGTAGTCAAGATCTAGCATCGTCATGGCTTTTGATAAACATGAAATGTTATAGAGCTTCTACATTTAAAGTAGTACAATCTAGGATAACGCTGCCCATGAAGTCAAAATTGCAGGCAATACTTGCCACCATCGGTGCGCACATGCATGTATGCATGCATACAAATATAAATATTCAAACGATAATCCACTGAGGGAGATTAATGCCAACACACGGTTCACTTACAAAGGCCGGCAAGGTAAGGGGCCAGACCCCGAAAATCCAAGGCAAGCCACGCCTGAGCCCGATCGCAAGGATGCGTAACAAGGACAATTTTGTGAAGAGGTTTGAAAAGAAGAGGCTTCCTGGCCAGAAAAAGCCAGAGCGCCGCGGTGGCAGAAGGTAAAAATCCTTCCAACTCTATCTTTTATCCTATATATAGATGCCAAAGAGAAAGATCGGGCTAGTAGGCTGCGGCACAATTGGAAGCCAACTTGCAATGGCTGTTGACTCGGACAAGATAGCCAATACTTCGCTGGTGGCGCTCTTTGATGTTGTAGAAGGCAACCTGCAGAACCTAAAGTCAAAATTGCAGCGCAGCAGCCCTGGCACCCATTCCGATTTCGGCGCGTTCCTTGCCTCTGGCGCAGACATTATAGTAGAAGCGGCCTCACAGGATGCGGTAAGGACATTTGGCAGGGCGATACTTGAGGCAGGCAAGGACATGATGGTCATGAGCGTCGGCGCCCTTGCAGACAGGAACCTGCTTGCTGAGCTTCTGCAGGTGGCTGCAAAGAAGGGCTGCAGGATCTACGTCCCGACGGGAGCGATAGCAGGCATTGACGCGATAAGGAGTGTAAAGCACCTCTTGGATTCTGTCACACTTACTACCACAAAGAGCCCAAAGGCACTTGCAGGCGCGCCCTTTTTTGAAACAAGCAAGATCAAACTGGACGACGTTACCAAGAGCACGGTCATATACGAAGGCGTCGCGGCAGAAGCAGTTAGGATGTTCCCAGCAAACGTCAACGTGGCTGCAGTGCTGAGCCTTGCCGGCATTGGCGTCGACAAGACCAGGGTAAGAATTGTGGCCGACCCGCAGGCGACCACCAATCAGCACGAAATTCTTGCAACAGGCAGTTTTGGCGAGATAAGAATA
Coding sequences within it:
- a CDS encoding Mrp/NBP35 family ATP-binding protein, whose translation is MVTVDQVLNSLKKVVDPELHKDIVSMGMIKDLSINDGKVAFTLELTTPACPFNSDIERDVRTAMASLGVKDLNMRVTARVMEGRALSMDELLPGVKNIIAVASGKGGVGKTTVSVNLALALAKTGAKVGLLDADIYGPSVPLMLGLKASPEVVNNKIQPPMVEGIKVISMGFFYEQSQQAGIYRGPIVSGIVKQFLTDVNWGELDYLIIDLPPGTGDAPLTIAQTIPITGILIVTTPQDVAMNVAVKAIGMFNKLNVPIIGVVENMSYLQCPHCSEQVYLFGQGGGKKISDEFKIPFIGEIPLHPQIREGSDTGNPSVMSQPESIQSHAFTKAAKVIAGRISIIATEMQAQEQAEAKAASEQAKKE
- a CDS encoding transcription initiation factor IIB; its protein translation is MSYKLASEQAADVCALCNSKSIVFDSETSEAVCSSCGMVIKDNIESMGPEWRSYSGEDIESKSRTGMPSSLAFHDMGLSTFISYSNVDANGVAISAEQRSKVQRMRRWNKISSNNRSYHRNLKNAFAILSTIKDKLSLSDTLIEKAAYNYRKALDKKIIKGRSIRALIVAAVYAACRDLSVPRTLEEISAAANTDAIFAGKCYRLLVQNLDLRLPVIDSNKYLARISNKAKVSEKTYRNALEMLSTIKDNPISHGKDPNALAVAVLYAACLKEGENVSQAQVAVAGDISIVTLRKRFQDVRKIFPS
- a CDS encoding DNA-directed RNA polymerase codes for the protein MFAIVHMSDVVRIPPNRLTHSLKDAAIQILKEKYESMISPDVGYVIMITDADTSSVGKLVAGDGATYHKVTFKALTFYPKLQEIVEGEVVEITDFGAFVRIGPTDALLHLSQITDDYLKSDVKQGVIVANQTARSLKIGSKLRARITAVSLGKGAGMGKIGITCRQPFLGALEWIAEEIKKSKGGGEKEKKGGDKK
- the spt4 gene encoding transcription elongation factor subunit Spt4, which gives rise to MAKEKACRRCKVITTGKVCPNCKSTDLSPDWSGIILVFDPAKSQVARTLDITTPNKYALKVS
- the nadC gene encoding carboxylating nicotinate-nucleotide diphosphorylase, whose protein sequence is MQRQDLQTFLDVREMLASFLQEDIGAGDITSNSVIIPGDLFARAEIVCKSGPAVVCGLEEAAIIFDLCGCTSKILVKDGSRVKKGTTVMKVSGNARAILKAERVALNMIMRMSGIATETRRMADLAKGIKILATRKTAPGLRYFDKKAVVMGGGGAHRMRLDDMVLIKDNHLALAGPADKCVRLAKKNAGSSIKVECEAKNLKEVVAAISAGADIVMLDNFTPKQAADAIRHVAKAGLRRKVKIEISGGVNAKNIRQYARAKPDFISLGHITHSPKAVDFSLEIIITK
- the nadA gene encoding quinolinate synthase NadA, translated to MTMLDLDYKRKVVALKEQKNAVILAHNYQLPEVQDVADFIGDSLALSKNAATTDADVIVFCGVHFMAETASILCPEKKVLIPDLEAGCSLASTINVHELQAWKAEHPDAVVVSYVNTTADVKALSDYCCTSSNAVKVVNSIPRDREVLFLPDLFLGSYVAEVTKRKNMYIWPGECHVHAGIKADDINKMLATFKNADFLVHPECSCTSSAMYHMSKGDLAKTGHILSTEGMMKHARASDAKQFVVATETGILYRMQKENPDKEFIPIKRDAVCKYMKKITLEKVYNSLAHNVYEVKVPKDVADRARLAIDRMLAIS
- a CDS encoding 30S ribosomal protein S30e, coding for MPTHGSLTKAGKVRGQTPKIQGKPRLSPIARMRNKDNFVKRFEKKRLPGQKKPERRGGRR
- a CDS encoding aspartate dehydrogenase; the protein is MPKRKIGLVGCGTIGSQLAMAVDSDKIANTSLVALFDVVEGNLQNLKSKLQRSSPGTHSDFGAFLASGADIIVEAASQDAVRTFGRAILEAGKDMMVMSVGALADRNLLAELLQVAAKKGCRIYVPTGAIAGIDAIRSVKHLLDSVTLTTTKSPKALAGAPFFETSKIKLDDVTKSTVIYEGVAAEAVRMFPANVNVAAVLSLAGIGVDKTRVRIVADPQATTNQHEILATGSFGEIRITVNNVPSPGNPKTSFLAVLSAIECLRSICDDGMRIGS